A part of Lentisphaerota bacterium genomic DNA contains:
- a CDS encoding FtsX-like permease family protein, protein MNFWNHAHWAGDSQRQSSRRIVLSVAVLLAAAAQPAAGLDDPKAPALAALIRSVESRAPGMPGNLLIEAAVADRFASAGHTHGAIRFQAPVFVPGAMSVRLPDGIEHRLFPMHPTLMRPGNFDETAFDAPLVYLGKGTRADLSRVTGVNLTGAIAVMEFDGGDAWQGLLRFGLRGFIFLAADTYRPIDAYGKVYHSEVSVPRFFAAEPAAAALRKACQGAVEPPTVEVRAEPSGWRTETLRNPWVLIPGSDDELSRDVVVVTAPIDANAIVPGLAADVAAGVNLELLDTLFANLTETPPKRSVLLVAVNAHTQYYLGERMLAWHLLKPAGDVAQIRDALSRTLREDRLLSESYAGLRFEPTDLTLEEANAAVDILWEMPPNDPSVAVSEAVPLDAAAARAALDRTLQGAREAQASFRARMTTDKAVVAGLAAEIAYLDAMRDWDNERILGLLTRALPVFHDEQILESWRAKLDTSTGVRIAIKVRLQDKVKRELNRVKVDIMELSRAAEKAGIDRAGFDASMAQRREEREHLKRVLTLFNKVDVGIGSSRTRYRHIATQPRQRELLATFRDELLVLMRRDATERARMLDLDTGNDTLRTAMDTRRPVLILSLGLEGPAGPAGLCSLSSVAAPDWLRGLGTLAADVAAAHPAPAGAASPFVDALSGTGGLLQNHFFPESSVSPAVVFHVAGRIPAVVLKRVFRQPVQAFIPQQGSAETPDDATAGAADWFSGFLGALINHPALTKPEVCPPYQGKWRPFWSCVVRTYEMDAFSSKPTPSLPVPEALVIAYPELASGAIVDGDVTGAAMTRTDASGQAILYGLSDAKLLPIAYQLAEDNRTVLSTIDAGQIQESKQMSSQLFQGLSRTLPMFSCREYVLYDRWDPSLVGSAPITVQAVWPISAASGANPRKYGTHGLASLSPAGSHVSYGPAGIYLERKREKFVQDALVLLTSHRRFAVNPTAADPNGEGYADGDALGPDFFARVAADMDAVSRYRLGLMKGVINELVMEFVDAGSGHLDDMTNAAAVFDHNRQVRATALALGNEVKAYEQIRGMNADMLKAVIVYMALMLPFCYFLQRLLFTFKRTEHEILAFLFLFLMTYVGFRFIHPAFSIALSAEAIFIAFLLGAIGCFVTWILHARFSEEMDLLFRGTTGLGGRGAGSGFVGQTAMLIGVNNMKRRRVRTTLTTATVVLVVFTMLAFSSVSHKVKPTLIHSSDTAPYTGLFYTWPGLLGMDEATVRAIEALYGDAAELLVRRVLFAPTTWRIASADEPGRFAHVDTALSLAVAEPRFVGAMPVLHGRPFSSDSAMEIAVPATLAEALNLHAGDIGTARLRLLGYDLTLTSILDDDRCRRMRDLDPDTVLLPRRESPTAAANAASLAGMEGGDAQDLSKVVYVPPELAKALGAKPFSVSVRLGGEDADLGPGELWQAADMFLRMATPRFFLGSVQGFQVGEQAKRTTDAGVYFVSGSYRTSIGGLSKLVIPLLIAGLILFNTMLGTVYERKGEIAIYNAIGLNPHHIFIFFLAEALVYGVIGAIGGYLVGQVLTLAAQSMDLVKGLNVNFSSLMVVWAILFTVGLVVASTLYPAFVATRTAVPSGVRRWSLPSHDGEKMSVTLPFIYQPGLVPGVLAYLDEVLSASSDASLGDLIVTPRSRSRSGGNGHPEFQIEYGMALAPFDLGVTQGTGFHAHFDSNVDSYVLDLQIRRESGQDASWATLNHPFLERIRGLLLRWRNLDPLRREQYVRQGESLFKG, encoded by the coding sequence ATGAATTTCTGGAACCACGCACACTGGGCGGGGGACTCACAGCGGCAGAGCAGCCGGCGGATCGTCCTGTCGGTTGCGGTGCTGCTGGCGGCGGCCGCGCAGCCTGCAGCCGGGTTGGACGATCCGAAGGCGCCTGCGCTCGCGGCGTTGATTCGATCGGTTGAGTCACGCGCTCCGGGCATGCCGGGGAACCTCCTAATCGAGGCGGCTGTCGCGGACCGTTTTGCCAGCGCGGGGCACACGCACGGCGCGATTCGCTTCCAGGCACCCGTCTTCGTGCCGGGGGCGATGTCGGTTCGGCTTCCGGATGGGATCGAGCACCGCCTGTTCCCGATGCATCCCACGCTGATGCGGCCTGGGAATTTTGATGAAACCGCGTTCGATGCCCCCCTCGTCTACCTCGGAAAAGGGACGCGCGCCGACCTCTCCCGTGTCACGGGCGTGAATCTGACCGGGGCCATCGCGGTGATGGAATTCGATGGCGGCGATGCGTGGCAGGGGCTGCTTCGCTTTGGCCTGCGGGGCTTCATCTTCCTGGCCGCCGACACTTACCGGCCTATCGACGCCTACGGGAAGGTGTACCACTCCGAGGTATCGGTTCCGCGCTTCTTTGCCGCCGAGCCTGCGGCTGCAGCGCTCCGAAAGGCCTGTCAAGGCGCGGTCGAGCCGCCCACGGTCGAGGTCCGGGCCGAACCGTCCGGTTGGCGAACGGAAACGTTGAGGAACCCGTGGGTCCTGATTCCCGGGAGCGACGACGAGTTGAGCCGGGATGTGGTCGTTGTGACCGCACCCATAGACGCGAACGCGATCGTGCCCGGCCTGGCGGCCGACGTTGCCGCAGGCGTGAACCTGGAACTGCTCGACACCCTGTTCGCCAACCTGACCGAGACGCCGCCAAAACGGTCGGTGCTCTTGGTGGCGGTTAACGCCCATACCCAGTACTACCTGGGCGAACGCATGCTGGCTTGGCACCTCCTGAAGCCGGCCGGCGACGTGGCGCAGATTCGCGATGCGCTGTCCCGGACCCTGCGGGAAGATCGCCTCCTCTCGGAAAGCTATGCCGGGCTCCGCTTCGAGCCGACGGACCTGACCCTGGAAGAGGCCAATGCCGCCGTGGACATCCTCTGGGAGATGCCTCCGAATGACCCGAGTGTCGCCGTCTCGGAAGCGGTTCCGCTCGACGCGGCGGCCGCGCGCGCCGCACTGGACCGGACCCTGCAGGGAGCGCGTGAAGCACAGGCGAGTTTCCGCGCCCGCATGACCACAGACAAGGCCGTGGTGGCCGGGTTGGCGGCCGAGATCGCGTATCTCGACGCCATGCGCGACTGGGACAATGAACGGATCCTCGGACTGCTGACCCGCGCCCTCCCGGTCTTCCACGACGAGCAGATTCTGGAGTCCTGGCGCGCGAAGCTCGACACCTCCACCGGTGTGCGGATCGCGATCAAGGTCAGGCTTCAGGACAAGGTCAAACGCGAACTCAATCGGGTGAAGGTGGACATTATGGAGTTGTCGCGCGCGGCCGAGAAGGCCGGAATAGACCGCGCGGGATTCGATGCGTCCATGGCGCAACGGCGCGAAGAGCGAGAACACCTGAAACGTGTTCTGACGCTTTTCAACAAAGTCGACGTGGGCATCGGAAGCAGCCGGACCCGGTATCGGCACATCGCAACGCAGCCCCGTCAGCGCGAGCTACTGGCCACCTTCCGAGATGAACTTCTCGTTCTGATGCGCCGGGACGCAACCGAACGCGCACGGATGCTCGATCTGGATACGGGCAACGACACGCTTCGCACGGCGATGGATACGCGGCGGCCGGTTCTGATTCTGTCGTTGGGATTGGAAGGCCCGGCGGGGCCTGCGGGACTGTGTTCGCTCAGCTCCGTTGCGGCGCCGGACTGGCTGCGGGGGTTGGGAACACTGGCGGCTGATGTCGCGGCCGCACACCCGGCGCCGGCCGGGGCCGCATCGCCCTTTGTGGATGCGCTGTCGGGGACCGGCGGTCTCCTGCAGAATCATTTTTTTCCGGAATCCAGCGTTTCACCCGCCGTCGTATTTCACGTGGCGGGACGGATACCGGCCGTGGTGCTGAAACGCGTCTTTCGCCAGCCGGTGCAGGCGTTTATTCCCCAGCAGGGTTCCGCCGAGACGCCGGACGACGCAACAGCGGGAGCCGCAGACTGGTTCAGCGGCTTTCTGGGAGCCCTTATCAATCACCCCGCGCTCACCAAGCCAGAGGTCTGTCCGCCGTATCAGGGAAAGTGGAGACCCTTCTGGAGCTGCGTGGTTCGAACGTATGAAATGGATGCGTTCTCATCGAAACCGACGCCCAGCCTGCCGGTCCCCGAGGCGCTGGTCATAGCCTATCCAGAGCTGGCGAGCGGCGCGATTGTGGACGGCGACGTGACCGGCGCGGCCATGACACGCACGGATGCATCGGGACAAGCCATCCTGTACGGGTTATCGGACGCCAAGTTGCTACCCATCGCGTATCAGCTTGCCGAGGACAATCGGACCGTGCTTTCGACCATTGATGCGGGCCAGATCCAAGAATCCAAGCAAATGAGCAGCCAGCTCTTCCAGGGGTTGAGCCGAACATTGCCGATGTTTTCATGCCGGGAGTATGTGCTTTATGATCGCTGGGATCCTTCGCTCGTCGGCAGCGCGCCCATCACCGTTCAGGCCGTCTGGCCGATCAGCGCGGCATCGGGAGCCAACCCGCGCAAGTATGGAACGCACGGCTTGGCCAGTCTGTCGCCTGCGGGTTCCCATGTTTCCTATGGTCCTGCGGGAATCTACTTGGAACGCAAGCGCGAGAAGTTCGTGCAGGATGCCCTGGTGCTGCTGACCAGCCACAGGCGCTTCGCCGTGAACCCGACGGCGGCAGATCCGAATGGCGAGGGTTATGCCGACGGCGACGCGCTGGGACCCGATTTCTTTGCGCGGGTGGCGGCGGATATGGACGCCGTATCCCGGTACCGACTGGGTCTTATGAAGGGTGTGATCAATGAACTCGTGATGGAGTTTGTCGATGCTGGCAGCGGGCACCTCGACGACATGACGAATGCGGCGGCGGTGTTCGACCACAATCGCCAGGTGCGCGCGACCGCATTGGCTCTCGGCAACGAAGTGAAAGCCTATGAACAGATCCGGGGCATGAACGCGGACATGCTGAAGGCTGTCATCGTGTACATGGCGCTCATGCTGCCGTTTTGCTATTTTCTCCAGCGCCTCCTCTTCACATTCAAACGGACCGAGCACGAAATTCTCGCATTTCTGTTCCTCTTCCTCATGACCTATGTGGGCTTCCGATTCATTCACCCGGCTTTCTCAATCGCGCTCAGCGCTGAAGCGATCTTCATCGCTTTCCTGCTGGGGGCCATCGGGTGTTTTGTAACGTGGATACTCCATGCCCGTTTTTCGGAGGAGATGGATCTGCTGTTCCGGGGCACGACGGGTCTCGGCGGCCGGGGGGCGGGCTCGGGGTTCGTGGGGCAGACGGCAATGCTGATCGGTGTGAACAACATGAAGCGGCGTCGCGTCCGGACCACGTTGACGACCGCGACGGTGGTGCTCGTGGTGTTCACCATGCTCGCATTTTCGAGTGTGTCACACAAGGTCAAGCCCACGCTGATCCACAGCAGTGACACAGCACCGTACACCGGCTTGTTCTACACGTGGCCCGGTTTGCTGGGCATGGACGAGGCCACGGTGCGCGCCATCGAGGCGCTATACGGCGACGCTGCCGAGTTGCTGGTGCGCCGCGTGCTGTTCGCCCCGACAACCTGGCGGATCGCGTCGGCCGATGAGCCAGGCCGGTTCGCTCACGTCGATACGGCCCTGAGCCTGGCGGTCGCGGAACCGCGATTCGTCGGGGCCATGCCGGTCCTGCACGGTCGTCCCTTCTCCTCGGACAGCGCCATGGAAATTGCGGTGCCGGCGACGCTGGCCGAAGCGCTGAACCTGCACGCTGGCGACATTGGAACCGCGCGCCTGCGCCTGTTGGGTTATGACCTCACCCTGACCAGTATTCTTGACGATGATCGGTGCCGCCGCATGCGGGATTTAGACCCGGATACCGTGCTGTTGCCACGGCGTGAATCCCCGACTGCCGCCGCCAATGCTGCATCCCTCGCTGGAATGGAGGGGGGTGATGCCCAGGACCTGTCCAAGGTTGTGTACGTGCCACCGGAGCTAGCGAAGGCCCTGGGCGCAAAGCCTTTCTCGGTGTCGGTCCGCCTCGGCGGAGAAGACGCAGACCTCGGCCCCGGTGAGTTGTGGCAGGCCGCCGACATGTTTCTTCGGATGGCCACGCCGCGGTTCTTTCTCGGCAGCGTGCAGGGGTTCCAGGTGGGGGAGCAGGCGAAACGCACAACAGACGCCGGCGTCTATTTTGTCAGCGGTTCCTACAGGACCTCCATCGGCGGTCTCTCCAAGCTCGTGATTCCGCTGCTCATCGCCGGCTTGATCCTTTTCAACACCATGCTCGGCACGGTATACGAACGCAAAGGGGAAATCGCCATCTATAATGCCATCGGCCTCAACCCGCACCATATCTTCATCTTCTTCCTGGCCGAAGCGCTGGTCTATGGCGTAATCGGAGCCATCGGCGGGTATCTGGTCGGTCAGGTGCTGACGCTGGCGGCGCAGTCCATGGACCTCGTAAAAGGGTTGAATGTCAACTTTTCATCGCTGATGGTCGTCTGGGCCATTCTTTTCACCGTGGGGCTCGTTGTCGCCTCAACCCTGTATCCCGCGTTCGTCGCCACGCGTACGGCGGTGCCCTCGGGTGTGCGTCGCTGGTCCCTGCCCTCGCATGACGGCGAGAAGATGAGCGTGACCCTGCCGTTTATTTACCAGCCGGGTCTGGTTCCGGGGGTGTTGGCCTACCTCGACGAAGTATTATCCGCGTCTTCGGATGCGTCTCTGGGCGACCTGATCGTGACACCCCGCAGCCGGAGTCGTTCGGGCGGAAACGGACATCCGGAGTTCCAGATCGAATACGGGATGGCGCTCGCTCCGTTCGATCTTGGCGTGACACAGGGAACAGGGTTCCATGCCCACTT
- a CDS encoding PqqD family protein gives MSLFWKRERPNVDRRQALASVPALNEHVCVETLPDGRMFLRARLQRGGGGFLDRFRPRVDERRYELDAFGAAVVRRIDRKCRVLDIIEGFHQEFRMSRRESEMGVVAFLKILMQRRLITVRISE, from the coding sequence ATGTCGCTTTTCTGGAAACGGGAACGGCCCAACGTCGACCGGCGGCAGGCGCTGGCCAGCGTTCCGGCGTTGAACGAGCACGTCTGCGTGGAGACGTTGCCGGACGGACGCATGTTCCTTCGTGCCCGGTTGCAGCGGGGCGGGGGCGGGTTTCTGGACCGGTTTCGCCCGCGCGTGGACGAGCGCCGGTACGAGCTGGATGCGTTCGGGGCCGCCGTGGTTCGGCGCATTGACCGGAAGTGCCGGGTGCTCGACATCATCGAAGGATTTCATCAGGAGTTTCGCATGAGCCGGCGCGAGTCGGAGATGGGGGTCGTGGCGTTCCTCAAGATACTGATGCAACGGAGACTGATCACGGTCAGGATAAGCGAATGA
- a CDS encoding ABC transporter ATP-binding protein gives MGDTLIAIRGVTKTYPRGDQVVHALRGVNLDIETGQYISIMGPSGSGKSTLFNMIGGLDMPTEGEVRVDGCRLAALDSDQLAWFRCHKIGFIFQSFNLVNTMTAQENVAIARTFAGVSYAEAMADAAQVLTRVGLEHRLTHLPSQVSGGQQQRIAIARALVNRPMIILADEPTGNLDLKTGQDIIDLLYEMKTVFGITVVTATHDMKMISASDRLVKLRSGAVEEMMTRAEMNVSIGTIDGESVA, from the coding sequence ATGGGCGACACACTGATAGCCATTCGGGGCGTCACAAAGACTTATCCGCGCGGCGACCAGGTGGTGCACGCGCTGCGCGGGGTGAACCTGGACATCGAGACGGGGCAGTACATCTCCATCATGGGACCGTCTGGATCGGGAAAATCAACCCTGTTTAACATGATCGGCGGGCTGGACATGCCCACAGAGGGCGAGGTGCGCGTGGACGGTTGCCGGCTCGCGGCCCTGGATTCCGATCAGTTGGCCTGGTTTCGCTGCCACAAGATCGGGTTCATTTTCCAGTCATTCAACCTCGTGAACACCATGACGGCGCAGGAGAACGTGGCCATCGCACGGACCTTTGCCGGCGTGTCGTATGCCGAGGCGATGGCCGACGCCGCCCAGGTGCTCACACGCGTCGGACTGGAGCATCGCCTGACCCACCTGCCGTCTCAGGTATCCGGCGGCCAGCAGCAGCGGATTGCCATTGCCCGCGCGCTGGTGAACCGGCCGATGATCATCCTCGCGGACGAGCCCACGGGGAATCTCGACCTGAAAACAGGGCAGGACATTATTGATTTGTTATACGAGATGAAGACCGTGTTCGGCATCACGGTTGTGACGGCCACGCACGACATGAAGATGATATCCGCCTCCGACCGGCTCGTAAAGCTGCGCAGCGGGGCGGTTGAGGAAATGATGACGCGCGCGGAAATGAACGTATCGATCGGGACCATCGACGGGGAATCGGTGGCGTAG
- a CDS encoding ABC transporter ATP-binding protein — protein sequence MDQVNGERDIVIRAVNVKRHYGQGESMTRALDGVTLNVYRREYLSIMGPSGSGKSTLFNMIGGIDKPTEGMVFIDEIDVARLDAFELAWMRCNKIGYIFQSYNILPTLTALENITLPMRFAGLAPDEAREKGAEILRAVGLGDRIFHRPYELSGGQQQRVAVARAMANDPVIILADEPTANLDVDTGEEIIELLRELKATRGLTVISATHDMKMLDVSDRILWIRDGKVQRVESRKNLDIQVGGVARGHQRKDLAIP from the coding sequence ATGGATCAGGTAAACGGCGAACGCGACATTGTCATCCGCGCGGTGAATGTGAAGCGGCATTATGGTCAGGGCGAAAGCATGACCCGGGCGCTCGATGGTGTCACGCTCAATGTGTACCGCAGGGAGTACTTGTCCATCATGGGGCCGTCGGGGTCCGGGAAATCCACGCTGTTCAACATGATCGGCGGCATCGACAAACCCACCGAGGGTATGGTCTTTATCGACGAGATCGACGTTGCCCGGCTCGATGCCTTCGAACTGGCATGGATGCGCTGCAACAAGATCGGCTACATCTTTCAGTCCTATAATATCCTTCCGACCCTGACGGCGCTGGAAAACATTACGCTCCCGATGCGCTTTGCGGGGTTGGCGCCGGATGAAGCGCGGGAAAAGGGCGCCGAGATTCTCCGTGCCGTGGGTCTCGGCGACCGCATTTTTCACAGGCCTTACGAACTGTCCGGCGGGCAGCAGCAGCGCGTGGCGGTGGCGCGCGCCATGGCGAACGATCCGGTGATCATCCTGGCGGACGAACCGACCGCCAACCTCGATGTGGATACGGGAGAAGAGATCATCGAGCTGCTCCGCGAGCTGAAAGCCACCCGCGGCCTGACGGTGATTTCGGCCACGCACGATATGAAAATGCTGGATGTGTCGGACCGGATACTCTGGATCCGTGACGGCAAGGTTCAGCGGGTTGAATCGCGCAAGAACCTCGACATTCAAGTCGGCGGCGTGGCGCGCGGACACCAGCGAAAGGATCTGGCGATACCGTGA
- a CDS encoding ABC transporter permease — protein sequence MTTETDIPRQPALAWGIIFHVSLAGMRRRMMRSLVTVSCVVLALAFLSYMLVLADITQALVELNDNLLNVLLQNRGVDIFAASQMGPMTILLISLALLTCTVGIVNSMLMSVTERVREIGTLKCLGARDAFVVQTYLVESSLQGFCGAVLGVVLGCIVAMAVSAWTYPGFLLRCFPARAVAVSIMISLVCGFCIAVVASIWPAWAAARKRPVEALRVEE from the coding sequence GTGACGACCGAAACCGACATTCCGAGACAGCCGGCGCTGGCGTGGGGGATCATCTTTCACGTCAGCCTGGCCGGCATGCGGCGTCGGATGATGCGTTCGTTGGTGACGGTGAGTTGTGTCGTTCTGGCCCTTGCGTTTCTGTCGTACATGCTGGTCCTGGCGGATATTACGCAGGCTCTGGTGGAGCTGAACGACAATCTTCTCAACGTTTTGCTTCAGAATCGCGGGGTGGATATCTTTGCGGCAAGCCAGATGGGGCCGATGACTATCCTGCTGATCAGCCTGGCCCTGCTGACGTGCACGGTCGGGATCGTGAATTCCATGCTGATGTCGGTGACTGAGCGGGTCCGGGAGATCGGCACGCTCAAATGTCTCGGGGCGCGGGATGCGTTTGTCGTGCAGACCTACCTCGTGGAATCGTCGTTGCAGGGATTCTGTGGCGCCGTGCTGGGCGTCGTGCTGGGTTGTATCGTCGCGATGGCGGTGTCTGCGTGGACCTATCCCGGATTTTTGCTCCGGTGTTTTCCGGCCAGAGCTGTGGCGGTGTCCATTATGATTTCGCTGGTCTGCGGATTTTGCATTGCGGTGGTTGCGTCCATCTGGCCCGCGTGGGCGGCGGCTCGTAAACGTCCGGTCGAAGCCTTGCGGGTGGAGGAGTAA